In Asticcacaulis sp. MM231, the genomic window CTATACCCCGGGCGAACTGGTCGCTTATGGTTTCAAGGGCGATAAGGTGGTCATGAAGACCGCGCGCCGTACCGCAGGCCCGGCCACCCGATTGTCGATCACCTCGGACAGGTCCGGCCTGCGCACGGACGGGCAGGATATCGCGCTCATTCGCGCCGAGCTCTTCGACGCCCAGGGCACAGCCTTGCCGACCGCCGACAACCTCATCCATTTCAGCCTGTCTGGGCCTGCCCGCATCGCCGGCGTTGGCAACGGAAATCCGACCAGTCTTGAGGCCGATCAGGCGTCATCGCGTCATCTCTTCAACGGTCTGGCCCAGGCCGTTGTGCGCGCAAGGCGCGGCTCTGTCGGTGCGCCCGTGATCGTCACCGCGACGATGGACGGCGTTCCCGCCGCCCGCCTGACCCTGACATCCCTGCCAGAGTGACACAGTTTTAAATTATCATACTTTATTGTGATCAACCCGTTTAGGCGGTTTACTAAATTGGTTGATGCTCATTAGATGAGCCACCCAAAAGTGCGGAGGCTAAGGATGCGGGTTTCAAGACGATCGATTATCGCGGCAGCGACAGCGAGTGGTTTCATGGCGCCACATAGCCAGGCCAAGCCCCAGCGTTTGGCAGCCACATGGCAAACCCTCGCCTCCGGCTATCAAACGCCGGAGTGGTTCCGTGACGCCAAGCTTGGCTTTTGGGCGCACTGGGGGCCTCAGTGCATCCCGGAATTCGGCGACTGGTATGCCCGCAGCATGTATATGCAGGGCGACAAAGCCTACGATCACCATGTCAAGACCTACGGCCATCCGGCGCAGTTCGGCTTCATGGAATTTCTCAGGAACTGGAAAATTGATGCCTTCGACCCTGACCATCTGGTTAGGCTTTATAAGAAGGCCGGGGCGAAATACTTTGTCGCCATGGCGGGCCACCACGACAATTTCGATATGTTCGACTCGAAATATCAGGACTGGAACATAACGAAGGTCGGGCCCAAGCGCGATACCATGGCGGGATGGGCCAAGGCGGCGCGGGACCACGGCCTGCGCTTCGGGCTATCGAACCACCTCTCTCACGCCTGGCACTGGTGGCAGACCGCCTATGGTTACGACCCGGAAGGCGCCGCGCGCGGCCTGCGCTATGACGCCTATCGCCTGAAGAAGGAAGATGGCAAGGGTTTGTGGTGGGAGGGCCTCGACCCCCAGGAACTCTACACGGGGCGTCAGCGCGATATGACGCCACCCGATGGCCTTGATTCGATCAAGGCGATGAACGCCTACCATGACGCGCATTCCGGTCAGTGGCTGGAAACCGTGCCGCCGCAAGATCCCTATTTTGTCAAAAAATGGCTGGCCCGCACCAAGGACATGGTCGACACCTACAAGCCTGACCTGCTTTATTTTGATGATTACACCTTGCCGCTTGAACAGGCTGGCCTGGATGCGACGGCTTATTTTTACAATTGCAGCCTCGACTGGCATGGTAAGTTAGACGTCGTCGTCAATGGCAAGAAGCTCAACGATCTGCAACGCCGCGCCATTGTGGAAGACGTCGAGCGTGGCTTTTCCGACCATCTGCGCCCCCTGCCCTGGCAAACCGACACCTGCATCGGCAACTGGCATTACGATCGGCCGCTGTATGAACGTGACGGCTACAAGAACGCCCTGCAGGTCATTCAGCGTCTGTGCGATGTGGTCTCGAAAAACGGCAACTTGCTGCTCAATATTCCGGTACGCGCCGACGGCTCGATCGACGAAAAAGAAGAAAAAATCGTAGACGGCGTGGGATCGTGGCTCAGCGTCAACGGTGATGCCATCTTCGCCACCCGCCCGTGGGACATCTACGGTGAGGGGCCCTTCAAGCCGGTAGAAGGCATGATGAACGAAGGCGACGCCAAGCCCTTCACCCACGAAGATATACGTTTCACCACCAAGGCTGGCGTTCTTTACGCCATCTCGCAGGCCTGGCCTGACAGCGGTTTTGTCGTCCTGACCTGCATGGCGGCAGGCCAGGCTCAGCGCAAGGGCCGGATCGAACGCGTCGAGCTTTTGGGCCACGGCCAGGCACTCGATTTCGAACTGGGGCTGGGTGGCCTGACGGTCAAGCTACCCTACAGCCGGCCCTCTTTCACGCCCGTACTGAAGATCATGGGCACAGGACTGACCGCGTAGAGCCCTTTCCGAAACACGCTGTAGACAGCGAGCCTTCCAAGGGTCAATGCGCACGGGCATCGCAAGACGCGCGCCCGTGCTGCTATCTGTCTCAGACAGGCCTTACTGAGACACGTCCACCGAGGCGAAGCCATTGCCAATGCCCTTGGCAAGAAAAATGGCGCCTTCCATCGGATCCTGTTCCGCGTCGGTCAGCAAGCGTCTGGCGGCCGGATTGAGCCACGGCGTGATCGGTTCTGCCATACCGCCCACCAGGGCGATTTGGGACGCGCCAAGCTCATGGAGGCGGGCAATGTAACGCCCCACTTCGTCGGCAACGTCCTGGACAAGGCGTAAGGCGACGGGGTCTCTGTTCATGGCGTGGCCCATGATCATCGGCGCCATGGCGCCAAAATCACTCGGGGTGGCCGTGGTGACAAAGGCAATGACATCGGCGGTGTGACCGCCGAGCTCCGCGATGATCTCACGGGTCATGTCGGAGACCGGCGCAACCTGGTCGTGACTGCGCAAGGCCGCACGCAGCGCCGCGCGCCCCAGTCCGGCGGCCGAGCCATCATCACCCACCTCGAAGCCCCAACCCCCGATCGACTGGCCGATGCCGTCGCTGAAGATATAGCCCGCACTGCCTGTGCCGGCGATCAGAATGGCACCATCGTGGCCCGAGAATGCGCCCAGACAAGCCGCGTGCGCGTCACTGGAGGCGTAGATCGCGCCAAAAGCCGGTCCGGAATCAATCGTCACCTGGGCACTGGTCGGCGAGGTGATGCCGGCCAGCCCCAACCCGAGATGAATGTCCTGAAGATCCGCATGGGTAAGGCCCGCGGTCACCAGGGCTTCGTCCACCGCCACCATGATATTGCGCCAGACCGCGCCCAGTCCGAGACGAATATTGGACGGACCGCCACTGCCCTCGCCCAGAACCTGGCCGGCATAGGTCGTAAGGCGCGCGCGACATCGCGTGCCGCCACCGTCAATGCCGATATAGTAGAGGGGTTTTGGAGTTTGTGACATGGATATCAACTTTGAAGTTCAGGCTGTCGTCATGGTCTTGCGACCGGTGAGAAAAGGTAGCTTAGAGAAAGGAACAGGTGTGATCGTCCGTAACGATCGCGGCATGGAAACGCGCGTGAAGTATAAGCGGTTTAGAGTTTGATGATGATATTCTTCTTGTCCATGGCGAAGCCGAGTAGCCAGCACACCAGCATATAGGCGATGGCGCAGACCAGGGAACCGATGGCACCGGGCAGCACCGCCTGGAACAGATGGATGCCGATCCAGTCATAAAGCCCTTCGCCATTGACCTTGACGAGCTGCATTGTGGTAACAAGAAGCTCGGAGAACAGGTAGATGACGAGCGGGTTCTTGCCGAAGATCTCGAAGAACGTCGTGCCGCGCGTCTGGCCGGCGATCTCAACATAGGTGATCAGGGCGCCGAGGATCAACAGGTCGATGCCCACGGTCAGGAGCACGAACGGGCTGGTCCACAGACGTTTGGCCAGCGGGAAGCCAAGGCTCCACAGCAGGCCGGCCACAACGATGAGCGTGCCGCCGATCAGGAGGTTACGCACCAGCTTGGGCTTGTCGCCTGTACGCATGATGTAAAGACCGGCGAGATAGCCAGCGATCACGTTGACGATGGCCGGCAGCGTGCTGAGCAAGCCCTCCGGATCGTAGCCGTGCCCTTTCTTGTACATGTGCTGGATGCCAATCACCGCCTGATCGAACAGGGCGCCGGCATTGCCAAGCGGGGTCAATTGCTGGCCCGGCAGGCCAAAGGTCATCAGGAT contains:
- a CDS encoding alpha-L-fucosidase; translation: MAPHSQAKPQRLAATWQTLASGYQTPEWFRDAKLGFWAHWGPQCIPEFGDWYARSMYMQGDKAYDHHVKTYGHPAQFGFMEFLRNWKIDAFDPDHLVRLYKKAGAKYFVAMAGHHDNFDMFDSKYQDWNITKVGPKRDTMAGWAKAARDHGLRFGLSNHLSHAWHWWQTAYGYDPEGAARGLRYDAYRLKKEDGKGLWWEGLDPQELYTGRQRDMTPPDGLDSIKAMNAYHDAHSGQWLETVPPQDPYFVKKWLARTKDMVDTYKPDLLYFDDYTLPLEQAGLDATAYFYNCSLDWHGKLDVVVNGKKLNDLQRRAIVEDVERGFSDHLRPLPWQTDTCIGNWHYDRPLYERDGYKNALQVIQRLCDVVSKNGNLLLNIPVRADGSIDEKEEKIVDGVGSWLSVNGDAIFATRPWDIYGEGPFKPVEGMMNEGDAKPFTHEDIRFTTKAGVLYAISQAWPDSGFVVLTCMAAGQAQRKGRIERVELLGHGQALDFELGLGGLTVKLPYSRPSFTPVLKIMGTGLTA
- a CDS encoding BadF/BadG/BcrA/BcrD ATPase family protein — protein: MSQTPKPLYYIGIDGGGTRCRARLTTYAGQVLGEGSGGPSNIRLGLGAVWRNIMVAVDEALVTAGLTHADLQDIHLGLGLAGITSPTSAQVTIDSGPAFGAIYASSDAHAACLGAFSGHDGAILIAGTGSAGYIFSDGIGQSIGGWGFEVGDDGSAAGLGRAALRAALRSHDQVAPVSDMTREIIAELGGHTADVIAFVTTATPSDFGAMAPMIMGHAMNRDPVALRLVQDVADEVGRYIARLHELGASQIALVGGMAEPITPWLNPAARRLLTDAEQDPMEGAIFLAKGIGNGFASVDVSQ
- a CDS encoding heparan-alpha-glucosaminide N-acetyltransferase domain-containing protein, whose product is MKPARFKSLDVFRGLTVCVMIIVNTAGAGAEPFATLQHAKWFGFTLADAVFPSFLFAVGNAMSFAMKPGVSNRDYLLKVLKRTVLIFLLGYLMYWYPFVHQQVDGSWALNPIGETRIMGVLQRIALCFGIAAVACRYLPVKYLIVLCVILLVGYWSILMTFGLPGQQLTPLGNAGALFDQAVIGIQHMYKKGHGYDPEGLLSTLPAIVNVIAGYLAGLYIMRTGDKPKLVRNLLIGGTLIVVAGLLWSLGFPLAKRLWTSPFVLLTVGIDLLILGALITYVEIAGQTRGTTFFEIFGKNPLVIYLFSELLVTTMQLVKVNGEGLYDWIGIHLFQAVLPGAIGSLVCAIAYMLVCWLLGFAMDKKNIIIKL